One genomic window of Branchiostoma floridae strain S238N-H82 chromosome 4, Bfl_VNyyK, whole genome shotgun sequence includes the following:
- the LOC118413192 gene encoding leucine-rich repeat-containing protein 56-like isoform X1, which produces MACAQETGTSSLYRFPRDVTVRDMASPPPKGNVCITEYAEDVINPEPIMIEDSEELVDEYLSPGRLKALTGVEDLDEVQNLEMAVDTRENSLGNFGSLLPKLQQLRLNNSVIASVRDLGTSLRYLQVLWMARCGLQDLDGISSMSALRELYLAYNDISDVSPCSLLEELQVLDLEGNNIDDVAQVEFLALCPKLTTMTLEGNPVCLAPHPDAETTDLYDYRDTIKQSVPTLLYLDDEPLSSNRSLLSKPTTVSAERLVVNESIKESLGSNEDIDDGDGRPSSGSSRPGSARRPGSARPGSARRRPDSAVPRLGTAARPASARPGTAVRPGTAAAGAQRPETAGSEDFDLDAELSDLTRGEVICGLPSRALKTRKGKLPSPLAALPTVEQIQASPFSHLLHRPEHTYDEAFDADVSKEDLFAELKAWRQEYEGKIKQRYVEMREPQVLKISHDEAADVEDGSDASVSDDDVELPVDEDSQLYLRSQSPVHVPSPPSTSPVYRPSPPPSSPTHRPSPPPLSPTHHPSPPPRSPQGPPSSQRLLPSKPLLSDGVVRPRTAADFRVRRYRPRTKEETDVERLRSSAPKEDTRPPVSNERSQVRDGRVSGREQGTRAKSEVSSPEQDTSPQAGPAVRTRTYSSDDSADGQGARRASPRRNRKSREQRQLIYEREDARISENPAAAQKTEKPAARPTRTPPTEANPTQPVIRSTHTPPRRQLPTVPRPATARAAMMSQRLPNRLPSKNKPPT; this is translated from the exons ATGGCATGTGCACAGGAGACAGGCACCTCCTCACTCTACAG ATTCCCAAGGGACGTTACCGTAAGGGACATGGCGTCACCTCCGCCAAAGGGGAACGTGTGCATCACGGAGTATGCAGAGGACGTCATCAACCCAGAACCAATCATGATCGAGGACTCAGAGGAACTGGTAGACGAGTACCTTTCCCCTGGTAGATTG AAAGCATTAACTGGGGTGGAAGACTTGGATGAAGTCCAGAATTTGGAGATGGCTGTTGACACCAGAGAGAATAGCCTGGGGAACTTTG GTTCCCTGCTGCCCAAGCTGCAGCAGCTGCGGCTGAACAACAGCGTGATCGCGTCCGTGCGAGACCTGGGCACGTCCCTGCGCTACCTGCAGGTGCTGTGGATGGCCAGGTGTGGGCTGCAGGACCTGGACGGCATCAGCTCCATGTCTGCTCTCAGG GAGCTGTACCTGGCCTACAATGACATCAGTGACGTGTCCCCCTGTAGTCTGTTGGAGGAACTGCAGGTTCTGGACCTGGAAGG AAATAACATAGATGATGTTGCTCAGGTGGAGTTCCTGGCCCTGTGTCCCAAGCTGACCACCATGACCCTGGAGGGGAACCCTGTGTGTCTGGCACCCCATCCTGATGCTGAG ACGACTGACTTGTATGACTACCGAGACACCATCAAACAGTCCGTGCCAACCCTGCTGTACCTGGATGATGAGCCACTCTCCTCCAACCGCAGCCTTCTCTCCAAACCTACCACTGTCAGCGCCGAGCGACTGGTCGTCAACGAGTCAATCAAGGAGAGCTTAGGGTCAAATGAGGACATTGATGATGGAG ATGGGAGACCATCATCAGGTTCCAGTAGACCTGGCTCTGCCAGGAGACCGGGCTCAGCCAGACCAGGGTCGGCCCGACGGAGACCGGACTCTGCTGTACCCAGGTTAGGGACAGCAGCACGCCCGGCCAGCGCTCGACCCGGCACTGCTGTCAGACCGGGGACAGCTGCAGCTGGCGCACAGAGGCCGGAGACGGCAG GATCAGAGGACTTTGATCTGGATGCAGAGCTAAGTGATCTCACCAGAG GAGAAGTAATATGTGGCCTTCCTAGCAGGGCACTGAAGACTAGGAAAGGAAAG CTCCCCTCCCCCCTGGCTGCCCTCCCCACGGTGGAGCAGATCCAGGCCTCCCCCTTCAGCCACCTGCTGCACAGACCCGAGCACACGTACGACGAGGCCTTTGATGCAGACGTGTCCAAGGAAGACCTGTTCGCTGAGCTGAAAGCCTGGAGGCAGGAATATGAAGG GAAAATCAAGCAGAGGTATGTGGAGATGAGGGAACCACAGGTGTTGAAGATTTCCCACGACGAGGCGGCGGACGTAGAGGACGGCTCGGACGCCTCTGTCTCCGACGACGACGTGGAACTTCCCGTGGACGAAGACTCACAGTTGTACCTCCGTTCCCAGTCCCCTGTCCATGTACCGTCTCCACCCTCCACCTCCCCTGTCTAtcgcccctcccctcccccctcctcacCCACACACCGACCTTCCCCACCCCCCTTGTCTCCTACACACCATCCCTCCCCACCCCCTAGATCGCCCCAAGGCCCCCCTTCCTCGCAAAGGCTGCTTCCATCAAAACCACTGCTGAGTGACGGGGTAGTTAGACCTCGCACTGCTGCTGACTTCCGAGTGCGACGATACCGGCCGCGCACGAAGGAGGAGACTGACGTCGAGAGACTAAGATCGTCGGCGCCGAAGGAAGACACGAGGCCACCGGTATCTAACgaaaggtcacaggtcagaGATGGAAGAGTGTCGGGGAGAGAGCAGGGGACAAGAGCGAAAAGTGAGGTGTCCTCACCGGAGCAGGACACGAGTCCGCAGGCTGGGCCTGCTGTACGGACCAGGACTTACAG TTCTGATGACAGTGCAGACGGACAGGGTGCTAGGAGAGCTTCCCCCCGCCGCAACCGCAAGAGTCGGGAGCAGCGTCAGCTCATCTACGAGCGGGAAGACGCCAGGATTAGCGAAAACCCAGCAGCCGCACAAAAAACAGAAAA ACCGGCTGCCAGACCCACACGGACCCCACCGACAGAGGCCAACCCCACCCAGCCAGTCATCCGCTCCACTCACACCCCGCCCAGGCGGCAGCTCCCGACCGTCCCCCGCCCCGCCACCGCACGCGCTGCCATGATGTCGCAGAGATTACCCAACCGGCTACCCAGTAAAAACAAACCTCCCACGTGA
- the LOC118413192 gene encoding leucine-rich repeat-containing protein 56-like isoform X2 yields MACAQETGTSSLYRFPRDVTVRDMASPPPKGNVCITEYAEDVINPEPIMIEDSEELVDEYLSPGRLKALTGVEDLDEVQNLEMAVDTRENSLGNFGSLLPKLQQLRLNNSVIASVRDLGTSLRYLQVLWMARCGLQDLDGISSMSALRELYLAYNDISDVSPCSLLEELQVLDLEGNNIDDVAQVEFLALCPKLTTMTLEGNPVCLAPHPDAETTDLYDYRDTIKQSVPTLLYLDDEPLSSNRSLLSKPTTVSAERLVVNESIKESLGSNEDIDDGDGRPSSGSSRPGSARRPGSARPGSARRRPDSAVPRLGTAARPASARPGTAVRPGTAAAGAQRPETAGSEDFDLDAELSDLTRGEVICGLPSRALKTRKGKLPSPLAALPTVEQIQASPFSHLLHRPEHTYDEAFDADVSKEDLFAELKAWRQEYEGKIKQRYVEMREPQVLKISHDEAADVEDGSDASVSDDDVELPVDEDSQLYLRSQSPVHVPSPPSTSPVYRPSPPPSSPTHRPSPPPLSPTHHPSPPPRSPQGPPSSQRLLPSKPLLSDGVVRPRTAADFRVRRYRPRTKEETDVERLRSSAPKEDTRPPVSNERSQVRDGRVSGREQGTRAKSEVSSPEQDTSPQAGPAVRTRTYRPAARPTRTPPTEANPTQPVIRSTHTPPRRQLPTVPRPATARAAMMSQRLPNRLPSKNKPPT; encoded by the exons ATGGCATGTGCACAGGAGACAGGCACCTCCTCACTCTACAG ATTCCCAAGGGACGTTACCGTAAGGGACATGGCGTCACCTCCGCCAAAGGGGAACGTGTGCATCACGGAGTATGCAGAGGACGTCATCAACCCAGAACCAATCATGATCGAGGACTCAGAGGAACTGGTAGACGAGTACCTTTCCCCTGGTAGATTG AAAGCATTAACTGGGGTGGAAGACTTGGATGAAGTCCAGAATTTGGAGATGGCTGTTGACACCAGAGAGAATAGCCTGGGGAACTTTG GTTCCCTGCTGCCCAAGCTGCAGCAGCTGCGGCTGAACAACAGCGTGATCGCGTCCGTGCGAGACCTGGGCACGTCCCTGCGCTACCTGCAGGTGCTGTGGATGGCCAGGTGTGGGCTGCAGGACCTGGACGGCATCAGCTCCATGTCTGCTCTCAGG GAGCTGTACCTGGCCTACAATGACATCAGTGACGTGTCCCCCTGTAGTCTGTTGGAGGAACTGCAGGTTCTGGACCTGGAAGG AAATAACATAGATGATGTTGCTCAGGTGGAGTTCCTGGCCCTGTGTCCCAAGCTGACCACCATGACCCTGGAGGGGAACCCTGTGTGTCTGGCACCCCATCCTGATGCTGAG ACGACTGACTTGTATGACTACCGAGACACCATCAAACAGTCCGTGCCAACCCTGCTGTACCTGGATGATGAGCCACTCTCCTCCAACCGCAGCCTTCTCTCCAAACCTACCACTGTCAGCGCCGAGCGACTGGTCGTCAACGAGTCAATCAAGGAGAGCTTAGGGTCAAATGAGGACATTGATGATGGAG ATGGGAGACCATCATCAGGTTCCAGTAGACCTGGCTCTGCCAGGAGACCGGGCTCAGCCAGACCAGGGTCGGCCCGACGGAGACCGGACTCTGCTGTACCCAGGTTAGGGACAGCAGCACGCCCGGCCAGCGCTCGACCCGGCACTGCTGTCAGACCGGGGACAGCTGCAGCTGGCGCACAGAGGCCGGAGACGGCAG GATCAGAGGACTTTGATCTGGATGCAGAGCTAAGTGATCTCACCAGAG GAGAAGTAATATGTGGCCTTCCTAGCAGGGCACTGAAGACTAGGAAAGGAAAG CTCCCCTCCCCCCTGGCTGCCCTCCCCACGGTGGAGCAGATCCAGGCCTCCCCCTTCAGCCACCTGCTGCACAGACCCGAGCACACGTACGACGAGGCCTTTGATGCAGACGTGTCCAAGGAAGACCTGTTCGCTGAGCTGAAAGCCTGGAGGCAGGAATATGAAGG GAAAATCAAGCAGAGGTATGTGGAGATGAGGGAACCACAGGTGTTGAAGATTTCCCACGACGAGGCGGCGGACGTAGAGGACGGCTCGGACGCCTCTGTCTCCGACGACGACGTGGAACTTCCCGTGGACGAAGACTCACAGTTGTACCTCCGTTCCCAGTCCCCTGTCCATGTACCGTCTCCACCCTCCACCTCCCCTGTCTAtcgcccctcccctcccccctcctcacCCACACACCGACCTTCCCCACCCCCCTTGTCTCCTACACACCATCCCTCCCCACCCCCTAGATCGCCCCAAGGCCCCCCTTCCTCGCAAAGGCTGCTTCCATCAAAACCACTGCTGAGTGACGGGGTAGTTAGACCTCGCACTGCTGCTGACTTCCGAGTGCGACGATACCGGCCGCGCACGAAGGAGGAGACTGACGTCGAGAGACTAAGATCGTCGGCGCCGAAGGAAGACACGAGGCCACCGGTATCTAACgaaaggtcacaggtcagaGATGGAAGAGTGTCGGGGAGAGAGCAGGGGACAAGAGCGAAAAGTGAGGTGTCCTCACCGGAGCAGGACACGAGTCCGCAGGCTGGGCCTGCTGTACGGACCAGGACTTACAG ACCGGCTGCCAGACCCACACGGACCCCACCGACAGAGGCCAACCCCACCCAGCCAGTCATCCGCTCCACTCACACCCCGCCCAGGCGGCAGCTCCCGACCGTCCCCCGCCCCGCCACCGCACGCGCTGCCATGATGTCGCAGAGATTACCCAACCGGCTACCCAGTAAAAACAAACCTCCCACGTGA